In the Arachis ipaensis cultivar K30076 chromosome B04, Araip1.1, whole genome shotgun sequence genome, GGTGGGCGAGTGGATGGGATGATTATGATGGTGGTAATTATGATAATTAAAACTAGAATTTACTGAAGAGGGGTGTTTACGGGTATACCTATGTTAGTAATCTAATTGGGCTAATTTCTAGGGcccgttgttcatattgttcaacaaaGTCATTGTCTACCTAGCATTCCCCACTTAAGAAAGATGGTATAAATAGTGGAGGGCTTGGTCTTGTGAAACCTTGCCACTCTCACCTAGATGAGTACTCTTTTGTGGCAGTGTAGTTTGATACTCACTCATATTTTTGGGACCCAATAGGCCCAGAGTCATAATTTAAgcataattaactaattaagtcACCGAATAATAAAATACAAACCAACAGCACATcagtatgcaaaaaaaaaaaaaaaaaaaaaaagaaacagttAAACACACACACTTTATCTGTTTGATATTTTTTTCTCCTTCCTTTTAACATAAAGTCTATGCTTTAACTGAAGCTTGGGTTGTAGGTTATATTAGCTGGAAAAAAAGAAACAGTATCTTTGGCTTTGCAAAGAGCAGAACAATTTCACACTGAGCTCGTTAGACGTGGTGTCCTGTTAGTTCCTGTCATATGGGGAGAAGGTAGGAaaccaaaacaaaaacaaaaattgagAAGAAAGGTTTTGGTCGTCCACAAAAGGCTGCTGAAGCTCTTACAAATTAATAGCTCAGCCCCAACACTCTTGGAACAAGGCAATTACACTCTCATCAACTTCATCTAAGTCGTCCAAATTATATTTCACAACTACAGTATGCTCTTCCCAATACAAAAAAAAGAACTTCATCGCTCTCGTTAAGAAAGAAAGGTCGAGAATCCTTAACAGCACAAATATTAAAGAAGTaacttttaaaattataaaaagaataataaaaaatgacaaaaaaaaaggaGACCTAANNNNATTCGTCCAAAATATTAACTATATTATGTATACaataaaatcagttattaatataaaatatatattaaaatataaattttatattaaaaataagttaaataatattGTATTTAAACAAATATACAGGGACCAATATTAGTGACGAAATAGGTGAAGAAGATAGAAATAGGATATTTGCCAAAATATGCTAGCAGACATGTGGTATTGCCATTGAAACCTCCATCTTCCTTAATTGATTTACTGGGTCTGAAACTGAAACAAACACCATCTTTGGAAAGCTGTTTCAGCTCGCAGCTCAAATGTGGCGCCAAAATATACTCCGTGTAATTTCCCTCTCAaacattcattgcatatttttttcCAATTCACTTAACTAAGTTCAGCTTAATGCTTACTTGCTTAGAACAAATTCATTCATTTTACAGCACAATCACGACTCAGATCAAAGCATTTCCGGTAACTAGTAGCTTCTGCAATCACGAATCCgtgctttattattattattattagaataaaATTGCGAATCACTTTCTTCTTCCTTAATTCgtgagataatactcaatttagtccctgaatTTATATGCGAGTTTCAATTTAGTCCTTAAAGTTTCAATTGCCTCTATTTAGTCCCCAAACTTTGAGAACATAACTCATGTTAGTCCTTGAAACAATTTTTAACATACAAACGTTAACGGAACACTGTCGTGACAGCCGGATGCCACACTAAACTTTGTCAAATGATGACGTTTTCGTTTTGGCACTCAAATAACCTAAAAACAACATCCTAAatggtgtttattaaaattttacctaacaaaataagtAATACAATGTCGTTTTTGAGCTATTTAAATGTCAAAACCAAAACTGcatcattttacaagttttaacGTGACATGTGATAGTCTACAACAGCGTTCTATTaacgtttttatactaaaaatggtCTCGGAGACTAATATGAGGCACGTTTATAAATTTCGGAGACTAAATAGAGGCAATTGAAACCTCATGGACTAAATTGAGACCAAATTGAGTTTTATCTCTTAATTCGCAGATGACGACGTAGATGAGCCAGACGACGCTTGtccaaacgacgtcgtttcggTAAAAACCTTAAAAGCCTCTGCCGCTGCCTCCAGCAAGGTCCACTCGTTAATCCCCACACTCTCCCTTATTCACTCTCAATCTCTCATGTCTATTTCGAAATATACAAACTATTtactatttatttgtttatttttatgatGATAGGAAGAACTGCCTCTTCCAGTGCGGTTGGATTTTCTAAAAGGTGCCTCGGTTATCTTAATTGTCGATATTGCATTATGTTTGACTATTAACAATTAGTATTTGTGTGTAagttttaattattattagttgTCACAGGAATCTCGAATCAAAATTTGGCTGGGACAAGCAGCAGTTTGTCAATTAAGGCATGTCTTGATAAATTTTTTGAGATTCCATTACTTTTTCGATTATTTGTTATGTAAAACTAATATTGTTGTGATCAGGAACCAACAGATACACCTCCTGAAGATGAGGTTGAGATGCCCGAATTCAACGAGGGTGACAGCAATAGCATATTGGGGGAGGTAGCTGCCAATTCAAGTGACGAAGAAGTAATTCAGGATGAGGTACTTGTTGAAGTTAGTACAGAAGAACATTTTGTTTGTGATCTTATAGCAATTTGTTTTGTTAATTTCTCCAGCTCTGTACTTTTGTTGTTAATATCCTCTATTAGTAATCAATatcatcttttatttttaatataaagggTAACACTGTCCTGTCGATTAGAGAGCTTCGCAAGTATGGTCCTCAATTCGTCAGATACAAACAAGTTCGAGTTTCTAATGAAAGATCTGAAGCAGTATTACCTTCCAAAGAAAGTTCTTCATGCTCAGAATTACACGCTTCCACCTCCAGAGCAGACCGATGTGGTACCTACTCTGAAGTAAATagaagtttctccattatagttAACGGCAATTTCATAAGGAATTTGAAAATTGTTAGAGAAGTATTTTGTTGAGCTGATGTGCTTTTTAGATTTCTTTGGAATCTTGTGTCATCCCAGTGCTAATTGCAGCTGTTGCAGCCAAAATAATTCAGTATTTATTTATAGGGTTCATGCTCTATGGTTGCATACGATGATTAGTAAAATAATTTCCACACAGAAATGGAGTAAAGTCTCTTATTGAAGTTGAATTTTGGATCTATTCTTCTAGTAGTAATTGATGAAGCAATTATGTTGATCGTGTACAGTTCCAAACATTTAGATGAAGAAATAATTGATCAAAATCTGAAGTGTTACTAATATGGGCTGTGGTCTACTGCTTTTCCAAACAATAATTTTGCTACATATCAGTTTTTGGGTGATTTTTTGTCCTCCCTTTGCTGTTGGGAAAATTCCTAATATTATTAGAAAAATTCCAAAAAGTACCATTTTTCCAGTGCATAAACATTTACTTCATGCTTTGAAAGTTTAAGTATTTTGTCAAATTGATAACCACTGCAGTTGTTTGGAGGAAAGCTAAGTTAAGAATTTCAATGTCATCATTGTCACACAAATGTGGGAATTTTGGTCCTTCAATGTCTGATAGATTGCCTGAAAAGAAAGCTGATGGACCTTGGGCTTCTGCAACCTTGGACAGTAATCATACAGAAGATAATAATGGTGTGGAATTAAGTTCAGATACTGAGCCGGCTGAAGCAGAAGCCATTGCACCAGGACCTAATCTACCTTCAATGGCTGATCTATTTGAAAATCTCCAAGACAAAACACATCTAGTGAGTGTCAATTTTGAAGATCTTTCCCTTCTTATTTTGGCCTATCTAATTTCTGTAAGGCCTTTCCTGTCTCTACGTTTCAGTATTTTCCACATGGTCAAACCAGAGGAAAAACAGGGCACACTGTTCAGAAGAGTAGATCCGACCTGCCGGATATGATTGCTGACAGTGAAGACTCCCCTGATCTCGTGGATAGTGGATCATCAAGTGACAATGAGGTGCGCATTTGCTAAGTTGTGTTGTTACAGTTATTACATATTTTAGTATTGTCATAACTAGCTCTACATCTTTTACAGGAGAGCGATCAACATATGAGGATTACTTTCTGTGGAAAGAAAACGCAGACCATGGCAGATCGATTTCAGGAAGCTTTGGGGGCTTCATCTGTTATTGCTGAAGGGACTCATGTTGGTGTACATAATTCATTGAGGTATGAAGTAGTAGTTTCTTTTTACTTCCATGTAATTAAGGAAAGTGAATTTGAACTAATTATGAATATAATGCTTTGTTATGTTGCTGAATAGCACAGAGCTGGAATATTTGGAAAGGTGCAGCAGGTCATGCagacagagaaagaaagagatttGGACTTTTGGAAAAAGCTACAATCTGGAGCTAGACCAGATAGTAAAACTTTTGCTTTTTCTCTGTCTGCCTTTTTCATTCTTGTCTAAGTACGCATCACAAAAACTTCTGTCATATTGAAACCATTGTTACTTAGTCTCTCTCCCCCTTGTTGGGGAGGGCCAGTACATAGACACAAAGAGATAAATGCGAAGGTTATAtactcttttttttaaaaaaaacattTGCAGGTGAACTTGGCTGCTTTGATGTGAAAATCATTTCAAGATACTTGGATGGAAAGCTGACTGTTTGTCATTGTTCATTTGGCAAGTTCAGAGAGGTAAAATTGttaaaaatataagttaaatgAGTTCACCTTTTTATGCTTATTTGACTCTACATCCTACTCTGAATTTGAGAAGATTGATTTTCTTGAAGTGGGTCACATGCTACGTGTAAGGTATACTGAGTTATTGATTCAAGGTGTTTTGATGCATTTGCAGCATTTTCCATCAACAAATAACGGAGAAAGCACCATCATCTTTAGTCCAAGGGTTTGTGACAATGTTGACCTTGAAGTTGGGAACTTGATCCGTATTCATCCGCCATGGTaagaatgtgtgtgtgtgtgtgtatatgtatatatttttttaaagttaCTTACGGTTGCTCAACTGAGCCGAGTATAGTTGTCAGTTGTGTTAATGGGTAAATCCTGAATATTTTATTATATGCACTTTTCTGGGACTTCAACTTGATATGAAGTGCAAATGTTCTTGCTTTCCTTATCTCTTTTGGTTTTCATTCTTGGACAGGAAGGAGATTCAGGTGGGAAATGACCGTATGATATTGTGcacatatttctcccaaatttaaCCCATGTTCAGTTTCTTTGACGTCATAATGGAATGCATTTGATGTGAATTGCATTATAGTTAGGGTACATAAACTCCGTCCAATATCTTGTATGTTATATCTAGCTTTGTGAAATATTCATTAACAATAGCAAATTTTTCAATTGCTAATTTGGAAGGAATCTTGCAATGTCTTGTTCTAGTGTTCCTACACATGCTACACATTCTTCTCTTCATTCATTTATTTGAGACAAATCAATGAATATCAACCATTACATTAGTAAGTGCACGATATGCTGCACACTTCATATCATATTATAATACCAGTTAGAGGATTGATTAAGCCAAGAACTCTGAATTCAGCTTCAAGAATGCAGCTATCGCCCACCAAGAATCCACTACTTGGGTCTTTAAATTTAGCCAATGCCACAAGCTGTTGATGCGtcagcatctttcctatcttttcttagtaaatttgtattcaatttcttgagtttaatcaagaattaattatcttttagccactatgaatgctactttgagtcttgtgcaattttgtttattttaggtagtatttggttggatttgatggagcttccgcagaaaaagagaagaaggctatatagggcagaaatgcttagaggatagagaggaagcttgcacaaatggaatcagcacaagaattaaaggagatgacagcgaggagcgacgctttcgcgtacctgacgcgtacgcgtgacacgcgaagaagacgcgtacacgtgacatgcaccacgtgcagaaaacgcagaaaacgcTAATTGATTCAATTGTTAATtcagatttaaactttaattttaaaataggaaaagatattatatttagttttaaaaaatagattttaaattaattaggattagatataaaagaaaagaGGAACTTCCCTTCAGGggattattccattccaattagTTAACTTCTCATTCCATCTCAACCAAAATACAATTTAtcataatcctagttttcactctgaaccatgagcaactaaatatccactgttaaggttaggagctctgtctattgtatggattgatactattatttttctattttaattcatgtattgatttatatttcaagaattgttttcgttctttattttatgaatttggatggaacggaagtatgaccctctttctaattaagtgtttgtataacttgaaaaagctctttacttgaacaacagcttgaaaacatattctcctaaattctaattatctggacttaacgggatacgtgacatataatcctcttatatttgggtaattaggatttctgtggcatataaactagaattgaacttcaccctctaattagaattaagtgaccaaggaattggcagttgatgaattttagaagagactagaaaggtctaaggaattagggtctagtcacatatagtttgccatgaattaaatcttgcatgattagaataaattaataagaaaagttaatccagaaaatagatatctctgaagccttaactgccttcttcatattttattcccaacttatttatttgcctGTCTTTTGTTTAATgccttttgaataccaaaacactcttttctgtttgtctaactaagtaaattaatcaaccactgttgcttagtccttcaatcctcgtgggatcgatcctcactcacctgaggtattatttggtacgacctggtgcacttaccagttagtttgtggttataaattccgcaccaagtttttggcgccgttgccggagattgatagtgattaacaactattcgttgtttgattgcttagattaggcgttttagttttaattttatttaaattttgcttagtattttcgaaaaaaaaatttaaataaataaatagcactaatatttttccttaatttctgaaattaagtttggtgtcacctagttaatttcattttaattttctcgTTTATTTTCactgttaattttcgaaaattttgtctAATTCTacctataattttcgaaatttatttatttatttagtatttttattttattattttacacaggttacctcacagggacttcttTGCACTCTAACatagagaatcccatcttttcttgtcctctgtttgtttatgcgcaggaacaaagacaaagaacatctctcagactttgatcctgaacctgaaagaactctcaggcgacgtttgcaacaagcaagactttacaaggctgcagaatccattATGGATCCTAacaatgctgttaatgccaatgtggccaATCTGAATGgaaatgaagaacaaaggagagtgcttggctcttattctgctcctactgcagatctttatgggaaAATCATTGTGGTGCCTTCTATAGTTGCGAACAACTTCGAGTTGAAGcaacaattggtcaccctggtgcaacaaaactgccagtatcatggtcttccacACGAAGAcctaaatcaatttatttctaattttcttcagatttgtgatactgtgaagacaaatgaagtgaacccagaggtgtacaaactcatgctcttcccgtttgctctgagggatggagcaaaactatggctagattcccaactcAAGGAGaatttggatacttgggacaatgttgttactgagttttttactaaatttttcccaccaaagaagctgactaagcttagggtggaggttcagaccttcaggcagaaggatggtgaaactctttatgaagtttgggagaggtacaagctactgactaggcaatgccctccggacatgttctccaaatagacccaactagatatcttttatgaaggtttggATGAAatatccaagatgtgcttagataattctgcagctggttcattgcacaagaagaagacaccagaggagactattgatctgATTGAATtcgttgctagcaaccaatatttatactcatctaataggaatcctgtgaactctgagtcTCCTCAAAAGAAGGGTGtcatggaagtagaagctcttaatgctattcttgctcagaacaagcttatgtcttagcaaataaatctacttactcagcagatgagtggaatgtaagtctcagctatcaacacccaaaatccatctcaaGAGGCCCCTTATGACATGACAAGTAATTTTATAGAAAAtaagaattatgattatgctcaatcctcttctgaacaggtcaattacatgaggAGTGGTcttagaaatcccaacaatgatccatattctaagacatacaatcaggggtgaagaaatcacccaaattttgggtggagggaccaacctcagagacctcagaatttcaacaataattctcagggcggcttccaacagaacaatcacaataaccgccaatttcagtctcatcaacaacaaccacctcagcagggaAATTCTAAATcacaagaagattctaattgggagatgatgagaagttttatgcaggaaaccagagcctccattagaaacctagaggtgcaaatgggccaattgagcaagcaaatacctgagaggtctgtaTGTACATTttcaggtgatacagtggtgaacccaagagaagattgcaaggttattcaattgagaagtggtaaaatagctggctctgagacaaaggccaatgaagagctagttgaaaaggaagctccaaaggagaagaaggaagaagtggagcgcgcccctccaaagcgtgcagacaacccgttccctgactctcttgacacttatcctataTTGCCAAAGGCTCcggaatacaagccaaaaataccatatcctcagaggtttcagaaggcttccaaagaaaagcgATTCTCTAAATCACAATAACAAtcacaataaccgccaatttcagtctcatcaacaacaaccacctcaacaggaaaattctaaatcccaagaagattctaattgggagatgatgaaaagttttatgcaggaaacagagcctccattagaaatttagaggtgcatggtgtgcgaaatcgtgatcattccattccttggtaacggcgctaaaaactcaatatgcacgttcatgatcttatatctgtttcacaacttcgtacaactaactagcaagtgcactgggtcgtccaagtaataaaccttacgtgagtaagggtcgatcccacggagattgtcggcttgaagcaagctatagtcaccttgtaaatctcagtcaggcagattcaaatagttttataaagtgataaataaaagataaatagaatATAACTAGGAtagggatacttatgtaattcattggtgagaattttagataagcgtatagagatgctttcgttcctctgatctctgcttttctgctatcttcatccaatcaattctactcctttccatggcaagctttatgtagggcatcaccgttgtcaatggctacatcccatcctctctgtgaaaaaggtccaaatgctctgtcacggcacggctaatcatctgtcggttctcgatcatactagaataggatccattgatccttttgcgtctgtcacagccatcccttcccagattctactcggaataccacagacaaggtttagactttccggatctcaggaatggccatccatgggttctaacttataccatgaagacactaataactcggactcggtcccctgtattagatatccaagagatatccattcaatcgaaggtagaacggaagtggttgttaggcacgcgttcataagttgagaatgatgatgactgtcacgatcatcacatccatcatattagtttgtaacgtgtttttggcgttgaactccactttgcaacttgtttctggcgctggacgccagactgcagcatgaaactggcgttgaacgccagtttacgtcatcaatccttattcaaagtatggactattatatattgctggaaagccctggatgtctacttttcaacgcatttggaagcgcgccatttggagttctgtagctccagaaaatccactttgagtgcagggaggtcagaatctaacagcatctgcagtccttcttcaacctctgaatctgatttttgctcaagtccctcaatttcagccagaaagtacctgaaatctcagaaaaacacacaaactcatagtaaagtccagaaatttgaatttaacataaaaactaataaaaacatctctaaaagtaactagatcctactaaaaacatactaaaaacaatgccaaaaagcgtataaattatccgctcatcataacaccaaacttaaattgttgcttgtcccagatgagcgggacttgtagctttttgcctcttgaatagttttggcatctcactttatccattgaggttcagaatgattgccaTCTACAGGAACTCatagttcagatagtgttattgattctcctagttcagtatgttgattcttgaacacagctactttatgagtcttggccgtggccctaagcactttgttttccagtattaccaccggatacataaatgccacagacacataactgggtgaaccttttcagattgtgactcagctttgctaaagtcccaaattagaggtgtccagggttcttaagcacactctgtttttgctttggaccttgactttaaccgctcagtctcaagtttttacttgacaccttcatgccacaagcacatggttagggacagcttggtttagctgcttaggccaggattttattcttttaggccctcctatccactgatgctcaaagccttgggatcctttttatttacccttgccttttggttttaagggttattggctttttgctcttgccttttggttttaagaacttttggttttttctgcttgctttttctttttcctatttttttttcgctattttttttgtttctgcaagcttttgtattcactgctttttcttgcttcaagaatcatttttatgattttttagattatcaaataacatgtctccttaggtgatggattcatattcactactttaaggcatagacacttaaatactaatgatcatgtaataagacacaaacataaataaacataaagctcaaaaatcgaaaaatagtaaatttaagaacaaggaatgagtccaccttagtgatggtggcgttttcttcttgaggaaccaatgatgtccttgagctcttctatgtctcttccttgtcttttttgctcctccctcatagctctttgatcttctctaatttcatggaggatgatggagtgctcttggtgttcctatccttagttgctcctaataattgtgtggagcaaaatgtatcccctgagttatctcagggatctcttgatttgcagtcaaatattctaccactgagctatagacccttgagatgaatctctccatctcctatgacttggaggtggaagcttttgttttccctttcctctttctagaggtttctctggccttaggtgccatcaatggttatgaaaaaacaaaaaagctatgcttttaccacaccaaacttagaatgttgctcgccctcgagaaaaagaagaaagaatagtagaagaagaagaagatatggaggagatggagggatgtgtgtattcagctatatgggtgggcttgggtgggaaagagattttgaattttgaaggtaggtggggtgtatggatgtgggtggtgaatggaaaacagaagggatgactgtgaatggagagagagagagagggtgatataggattatgaggaggtaaggtgagtggaggtatgtggggattctgtggggtccacagatcctgaggtgtcaaggatttaaatccctgcaccaattaggcatgtaaaacgcctttgcatgcagttctggcgtttaaacgctgaattgatgcttgttctgggcgttcaacgcccagatgcagcatgtttctggcgttgaatgccagttctatgcttgtttctggcgttcagcgccagctctatgctctgttctggcgttgaacgccagccagatgctccttactggcgtttgaacgccagtgagtccttcctccagggtgtgatttttcttctgctgttttttgattctgttttttattttttgatttattttgtgactccacatgatcatgaacctaataaaatatgaaagaacaataaaactaaaaataaaattagataaataaaaattgggttgcctcccaacaagcgcttctttaatgtcaatagcttgacagtgggctctcatggagccacacaggtgatcaggtcaattttatagactcctggtgcacgaaattgtaatgtcaatgttcacattactctcttacaacttcgcacaactaaccagcaagtgcactgggtcgtccaagtaataccttacgtgagtaagggtcgaatcccacggagattgttggtttgaagcaagctatggttatcttattattcttagtcagggtgccaacaacagtgtttttcaagttcaattgtaaaaaatgagagggcataaatataaatacttattgtgcaatgatggagaatatgttggagttttggagatgctttgtcttctgaaattctgctttcctctgttttctgattcacgaacgcaagtcctcctatggcaagctgtgtgttggtggatcaccgttgtcaatagctaccatccatccttccagtgaaaagggtccaggtgcgctgtcaccacacggctaatcatctgcaggttctcaattgtACCGAaataagatttactatccttttgcgtctgtcactacgcccagcactcatgagtttgaagctcgtcacaatcattcaatccctgaatcctactcggaataccacgagTAAATACCCATAGTCGTCCCTGAGATTCACGCAATTACTCATAGTAATCCCTAAGATCCCGATTTCCTCAttgtagtcctccagatagagctcTGAGCACTCAAACTGGTCCCTAGCCATATTTcaggtgatgactcatcaccggaGCGCTGATGTGGCCGTGGATTGCCACGCTGGAAGGCTTCGAAATGGCGTCGTTTTAGTTTGGCGCCCTTGATAGCCAAAAACGTCGCCGTTTTGATGTTATTTAGCATGAATATCAGTTTTCTCGCCAATACAAACTTCACTCGTCTCTTCTTCCACCCTCTGACTCCATCTTCGTATACTCATCAATGGCGTAACGGTAGGGTTCTAATCCCTGGGTTGAAAAAGTTGAGAGAAGAAGAAGCAAGAGGTTTTCGTTCTTCCCCTCCATCACCAGAAGCAAGAGGTTCGGATTTTGTGATTGTATTCAAGGTAATCTCCCTCCCTTTTTTTTACTTTGCATTTTCGATTCAGTGTTGGTTGTTGATATGCAAGTTGTTTGTGTGTTTGAGGTTTGGGGGTTTTGGGGTCGTTGTAGTGTCTAGGGTTTGAAGGTTGGCTGGGGTTTGTGGGGTTGCTATATTTAACCGGAATGAAACAGGGATATggttcaaaaatgtgttcttgaggTGTTGATGTCACACTCCAACACCAAAGTTCATACTACATCTAAAGTCACACAGCCACCACCAGTGTCAAAGACTCCTACCCAACCCAAAGTGCCAACAAAAACATCCCAGCTTATGAATAGTTTTTCaaatattagtttaatttttcaGAGATTCACTTGATCCTGGAGTGATTTTTTTTGGCCATCCTGCAGTAGCTCCTGGACTAATTACTTCTATTTGAGGACCACTTGTTATAATCTTTTCAAGAGCATATTGATATTCCAAAAATTTCAGGGACAAATAATGagattttatcttaattttatcttTGT is a window encoding:
- the LOC107639083 gene encoding uncharacterized protein LOC107639083 isoform X1 gives rise to the protein MWRQNILRHNHDSDQSISDDDVDEPDDACPNDVVSVKTLKASAAASSKEELPLPVRLDFLKVVTGISNQNLAGTSSSLSIKEPTDTPPEDEVEMPEFNEGDSNSILGEVAANSSDEEVIQDEGNTVLSIRELRKYGPQFVRYKQVRVSNERSEAVLPSKESSSCSELHASTSRADRCVVWRKAKLRISMSSLSHKCGNFGPSMSDRLPEKKADGPWASATLDSNHTEDNNGVELSSDTEPAEAEAIAPGPNLPSMADLFENLQDKTHLAFPVSTFQYFPHGQTRGKTGHTVQKSRSDLPDMIADSEDSPDLVDSGSSSDNEESDQHMRITFCGKKTQTMADRFQEALGASSVIAEGTHVGVHNSLRAGIFGKVQQVMQTEKERDLDFWKKLQSGARPDSELGCFDVKIISRYLDGKLTVCHCSFGKFREHFPSTNNGESTIIFSPRVCDNVDLEVGNLIRIHPPWKEIQVGNDRMILCTYFSQI
- the LOC107639083 gene encoding uncharacterized protein LOC107639083 isoform X2 — translated: MWRQNILRHNHDSDQSISDDDVDEPDDACPNDVVSVKTLKASAAASSKEELPLPVRLDFLKGISNQNLAGTSSSLSIKEPTDTPPEDEVEMPEFNEGDSNSILGEVAANSSDEEVIQDEGNTVLSIRELRKYGPQFVRYKQVRVSNERSEAVLPSKESSSCSELHASTSRADRCVVWRKAKLRISMSSLSHKCGNFGPSMSDRLPEKKADGPWASATLDSNHTEDNNGVELSSDTEPAEAEAIAPGPNLPSMADLFENLQDKTHLAFPVSTFQYFPHGQTRGKTGHTVQKSRSDLPDMIADSEDSPDLVDSGSSSDNEESDQHMRITFCGKKTQTMADRFQEALGASSVIAEGTHVGVHNSLRAGIFGKVQQVMQTEKERDLDFWKKLQSGARPDSELGCFDVKIISRYLDGKLTVCHCSFGKFREHFPSTNNGESTIIFSPRVCDNVDLEVGNLIRIHPPWKEIQVGNDRMILCTYFSQI
- the LOC107639083 gene encoding uncharacterized protein LOC107639083 isoform X4 encodes the protein MWRQNILRHNHDSDQSISDDDVDEPDDACPNDVVSVKTLKASAAASSKEELPLPVRLDFLKVVTGISNQNLAGTSSSLSIKEPTDTPPEDEVEMPEFNEGDSNSILGEVAANSSDEEVIQDEGNTVLSIRELRKYGPQFVRYKQVRVSNERSEAVLPSKESSSCSELHASTSRADRCVVWRKAKLRISMSSLSHKCGNFGPSMSDRLPEKKADGPWASATLDSNHTEDNNGVELSSDTEPAEAEAIAPGPNLPSMADLFENLQDKTHLAFPVSTFQYFPHGQTRGKTGHTVQKSRSDLPDMIADSEDSPDLVDSGSSSDNEESDQHMRITFCGKKTQTMADRFQEALGASSVIAEGTHVGVHNSLRAGIFGKVQQVMQTEKERDLDFWKKLQSGARPDSELGCFDVKIISRYLDGKLTVCHCSFGKFREHFPSTNNGESTIIFSPRVCDNVDLEVGNLIRIHPPW
- the LOC107639083 gene encoding uncharacterized protein LOC107639083 isoform X5; this encodes MWRQNILRHNHDSDQSISDDDVDEPDDACPNDVVSVKTLKASAAASSKEELPLPVRLDFLKVVTGISNQNLAGTSSSLSIKEPTDTPPEDEVEMPEFNEGDSNSILGEVAANSSDEEVIQDEGNTVLSIRELRKYGPQFVRYKQVRVSNERSEAVLPSKESSSCSELHASTSRADRCVVWRKAKLRISMSSLSHKCGNFGPSMSDRLPEKKADGPWASATLDSNHTEDNNGVELSSDTEPAEAEAIAPGPNLPSMADLFENLQDKTHLAFPVSTFQYFPHGQTRGKTGHTVQKSRSDLPDMIADSEDSPDLVDSGSSSDNEESDQHMRITFCGKKTQTMADRFQEALGASSVIAEGTHVGVHNSLSTELEYLERCSRSCRQRKKEIWTFGKSYNLELDQIHFPSTNNGESTIIFSPRVCDNVDLEVGNLIRIHPPWKEIQVGNDRMILCTYFSQI